One segment of Bradyrhizobium sp. CB2312 DNA contains the following:
- a CDS encoding ferredoxin--NADP reductase: MSNFNQESVLSVHHWTDTLFSFKTTRSPTFRFRNGEFTMIGLKVGEKPLLRAYSVASANYEDTLEFFSIKVPDGPLTSRLQHLKEGDEIIVSRKATGTLVIDNLEEGRNLYLIGTGTGLAPFLSVIKDPETYERFEKVVLLHGCRHVKELAYGEMITEHLPQDELLGEYIREQLIYYPTVTRDPFRNRGRITDLITSGKLFSDIGLPVLGAAHDRVMICGSPALVADTRVLLGERGFVEGNHGEPAQFVVEKAFAER, from the coding sequence ATGAGCAATTTCAATCAGGAAAGCGTTTTGAGCGTCCACCACTGGACCGACACGCTGTTCTCCTTCAAGACCACCCGCAGCCCGACCTTCCGTTTCCGCAACGGCGAGTTCACCATGATCGGGCTCAAGGTCGGCGAGAAGCCCCTGCTGCGGGCATACAGCGTCGCCAGCGCCAATTACGAGGACACCCTCGAATTCTTCTCGATCAAGGTGCCTGACGGCCCGCTCACCTCGCGCCTTCAGCACCTCAAGGAAGGTGACGAGATCATCGTCAGCCGCAAGGCCACCGGCACGCTCGTGATCGACAACCTGGAAGAAGGTCGCAACCTCTACCTGATCGGCACCGGCACGGGCCTTGCGCCGTTCCTGAGCGTGATCAAGGACCCCGAGACCTACGAGCGGTTCGAGAAGGTGGTGCTCCTGCACGGCTGCCGGCACGTGAAGGAGCTCGCCTATGGCGAGATGATCACCGAGCACCTGCCGCAGGACGAGCTGCTCGGCGAATACATCCGCGAGCAGCTGATCTACTACCCGACCGTGACGCGCGACCCCTTCCGCAACCGCGGCCGCATCACCGACCTCATCACGTCGGGCAAGCTGTTCAGCGATATCGGCCTGCCGGTGCTGGGAGCCGCGCATGACCGCGTCATGATCTGCGGCAGCCCGGCGCTGGTGGCGGACACCCGCGTGCTGCTCGGCGAGCGCGGCTTCGTTGAGGGCAATCACGGCGAGCCGGCCCAGTTCGTCGTCGAAAAGGCCTTTGCCGAGCGCTAG
- a CDS encoding amidohydrolase family protein — translation MAHDAPQATGPSKLVIRNIGLILSGALEKPILDGDTIVAENGKITAIGRFKDCNVEGATTIVDAQGTTVAPGLIDSHVHPVAGDWTPRQNQINWIDSYLHGGVTTMISAGEVHMPGRPRDVVGLKAMAVFAQRAFWTLRPGGVKVHAGAPVIECEMVEEDFKEMAANGVKLLGEVGLGGVKDGPTARKMVGWARKYGIQSTIHTGGPSIPGSGLIDKDVVLEADTDVVGHINGGHTALPDDQIRCICEGCKRGLELVHNGNERSALFTLRTAREMGDLHRVILGTDAPAGSGVQPLGILRMVSMLSSLGELPAEIAFCLATGNTARMRQLDCGLIEVGRSADFVIMDKAQHSPGKNILDSVQLGDLPGIGMTIIDGIVRTQRSRNTPPAGKVPEVVAK, via the coding sequence ATGGCGCATGACGCACCCCAGGCCACCGGACCCTCGAAGCTCGTGATCCGCAATATCGGCCTGATCCTGTCCGGCGCCCTGGAAAAGCCGATCCTGGACGGCGACACCATCGTCGCCGAGAACGGCAAGATCACCGCGATCGGCCGCTTCAAGGACTGCAACGTCGAGGGCGCGACCACCATCGTCGACGCCCAGGGCACCACGGTCGCGCCCGGCCTGATCGACAGCCACGTCCACCCCGTCGCGGGCGACTGGACGCCGCGGCAGAACCAGATCAACTGGATCGACAGCTACCTCCATGGCGGCGTCACCACCATGATCTCCGCCGGCGAAGTGCACATGCCCGGCCGGCCCCGCGACGTCGTCGGCCTCAAGGCCATGGCCGTGTTCGCCCAGCGCGCGTTCTGGACCCTGCGGCCGGGCGGCGTGAAGGTTCACGCCGGCGCGCCGGTGATCGAATGCGAGATGGTCGAGGAAGACTTCAAGGAGATGGCCGCCAACGGCGTCAAGCTGCTCGGCGAGGTTGGCCTCGGCGGCGTGAAAGACGGGCCTACCGCGCGGAAAATGGTCGGCTGGGCGCGCAAATACGGCATTCAGAGCACGATCCATACCGGTGGCCCCTCGATCCCCGGCTCCGGCCTGATCGACAAGGACGTGGTGCTGGAGGCCGACACCGACGTGGTCGGCCACATCAATGGCGGCCACACCGCCCTTCCCGACGACCAGATCCGTTGCATCTGCGAGGGCTGCAAGCGCGGCCTCGAGCTCGTGCACAACGGCAATGAGCGCTCGGCCCTATTCACGCTGCGCACCGCGCGCGAGATGGGCGATCTGCATCGGGTGATCCTCGGCACCGACGCGCCCGCTGGCTCCGGCGTGCAGCCGCTCGGCATTTTGCGCATGGTCTCGATGCTGTCCTCGCTCGGCGAGCTGCCGGCCGAGATCGCATTCTGCCTTGCCACGGGCAACACCGCGCGGATGCGACAGCTCGATTGCGGCCTCATTGAAGTGGGCCGCTCCGCCGATTTCGTCATCATGGACAAGGCGCAGCACTCGCCCGGCAAGAACATCCTGGACAGCGTCCAGCTCGGCGACCTCCCCGGCATCGGCATGACCATCATCGACGGCATCGTGCGCACCCAGCGCAGCCGCAACACGCCGCCGGCCGGCAAGGTGCCGGAGGTGGTGGCGAAGTAG
- a CDS encoding MarR family transcriptional regulator, protein MARSVAVKKGVKPAKSPFRSPYVLDEQVGFILRQVWQRHSAIFSRDIGTNLTPTQWAALSKLAETGACSQNQLGRLTAMDVATIKGVIDRLTARGLTETSQDPEDGRRLLVSLTRAGQQLAEKLAPNALAITRETLAPLDAKERETLMALLNKLR, encoded by the coding sequence ATGGCGAGAAGCGTCGCGGTGAAGAAGGGCGTCAAGCCGGCCAAATCGCCTTTCAGGTCGCCTTACGTGCTCGACGAGCAGGTCGGCTTCATCCTGCGCCAGGTCTGGCAGCGCCACAGCGCGATCTTCTCCCGCGACATCGGCACCAACCTGACGCCGACGCAATGGGCGGCGTTGTCGAAGCTCGCCGAGACCGGCGCGTGCTCGCAGAACCAGCTTGGACGGCTCACGGCGATGGACGTCGCGACCATCAAGGGCGTGATCGACCGCCTGACCGCGCGCGGCCTGACCGAGACAAGTCAGGACCCCGAGGACGGCCGGCGGCTGCTGGTGAGTCTCACGCGCGCCGGCCAGCAGCTCGCGGAAAAGCTCGCGCCGAACGCGCTGGCGATCACGCGCGAGACGCTGGCGCCGCTCGATGCCAAGGAGCGTGAGACGCTGATGGCGCTGTTGAACAAGCTGCGGTGA
- a CDS encoding ABC transporter ATP-binding protein translates to MKLSVQDLNSHYGPAHILFDIGFEVGEGEVVALLGRNGAGKSTTFRSIVGLVAQRSGRITFEGKDVSAKPTHEIVREGLGYVPEERRIFTDLTVEENLEVGRQPKRRNAPHWTREKLFALFPNLGEMKNRPGGRMSGGEQQMLTIARTLMGNPSLVLLDEPSEGLSPKIVEQMVDAILTMKKEGVSIVVSEQNLHFARLISDRAYIIERGRICFGGTMAELDARPDIRDAHLSL, encoded by the coding sequence ATGAAGCTCTCGGTGCAGGACCTCAACAGCCATTACGGCCCCGCGCATATCCTGTTCGACATCGGTTTCGAGGTCGGCGAGGGCGAAGTCGTCGCGCTGCTCGGTCGCAACGGCGCCGGCAAGTCGACGACGTTCCGGTCCATCGTCGGGCTCGTGGCGCAGCGCTCCGGCCGCATCACGTTCGAGGGCAAGGACGTTTCGGCGAAGCCGACCCACGAGATCGTGCGCGAGGGCCTCGGCTATGTGCCGGAGGAGCGGCGCATCTTCACTGATTTGACGGTGGAGGAAAATCTCGAAGTCGGCCGGCAGCCGAAGCGGCGGAATGCGCCGCACTGGACGCGCGAAAAGTTGTTCGCGCTGTTTCCCAATCTCGGCGAGATGAAGAACCGCCCGGGCGGCCGCATGAGCGGTGGCGAGCAGCAGATGTTGACGATTGCGCGCACATTGATGGGCAATCCGTCGCTGGTGCTGCTGGACGAGCCCTCGGAAGGCCTGTCGCCGAAGATCGTGGAGCAGATGGTCGATGCCATCCTGACCATGAAGAAGGAGGGCGTCAGCATCGTCGTCTCCGAGCAGAATTTGCATTTCGCGCGGTTGATCTCCGATCGCGCCTACATCATCGAGCGCGGCCGCATCTGCTTCGGCGGCACCATGGCCGAGCTCGATGCGCGTCCGGATATCCGCGACGCGCATCTGTCGTTGTGA
- a CDS encoding ABC transporter ATP-binding protein, giving the protein MSVAPPLLAVEGLTKSYGGIHAVRGVSFSLRAGEILALIGPNGAGKSTCFDMLNGQNRPDSGHVRLLGEETTGKKPRDIWRMGVGRTFQITATFATMTVRENVQVALISHGKQLFNLFGSAPNFDRGEAGRLLELVGMGGYADRPCGELAYGDLKRLELAVALANQPKLLLMDEPTAGMAPRERVDLMRLTAQIAREKSIGVLFTEHDMDVVFEHADRIIVLNRGTLIAEGSPAEVRGNPQVQAVYLGEGLVYDARHREGTSA; this is encoded by the coding sequence ATGAGCGTCGCACCCCCACTTCTCGCGGTCGAAGGCCTGACCAAATCCTACGGCGGCATCCACGCCGTACGCGGCGTCTCGTTCTCGCTGCGCGCCGGTGAGATACTTGCGCTGATCGGCCCGAACGGCGCGGGCAAGAGCACCTGCTTCGACATGCTCAACGGCCAGAACAGGCCGGATAGCGGTCATGTCCGGCTGCTTGGCGAAGAGACCACCGGCAAGAAGCCGCGCGATATCTGGCGTATGGGCGTCGGGCGCACTTTCCAGATCACGGCGACCTTCGCCACCATGACCGTGCGCGAGAACGTGCAGGTCGCGCTGATCTCGCATGGCAAGCAACTGTTCAATCTGTTCGGCTCGGCGCCGAATTTCGATCGCGGCGAGGCCGGCCGGCTGCTGGAGCTGGTCGGCATGGGCGGCTATGCCGATCGGCCCTGCGGCGAGCTCGCCTATGGCGACCTCAAGCGGCTCGAGCTTGCGGTGGCGCTCGCCAACCAGCCGAAGCTCTTGCTGATGGACGAGCCGACCGCCGGCATGGCGCCGCGCGAGCGCGTCGACCTCATGCGGCTCACGGCACAAATCGCGCGCGAGAAATCGATCGGCGTGCTCTTCACCGAGCACGACATGGACGTGGTGTTCGAGCATGCCGACCGCATCATCGTGCTCAACCGCGGCACGCTGATCGCCGAGGGCTCGCCGGCCGAAGTGCGCGGCAATCCGCAGGTGCAGGCGGTCTATCTCGGCGAGGGCCTCGTCTACGATGCCCGCCATCGCGAGGGGACCTCGGCATGA
- a CDS encoding ABC transporter permease, whose translation MAFYVVQFLTGLASAASLFLVASGLSIIFGVTRIVNFAHGAFYMIGAYIAFTLTERLSGAFGFWGSIVLAALAVALIGVLVEMVLLRRIYHAPELFQLLATFGLTLMVEDLVVLIWGPDDLVGRRAPGFKGAIDFFGQNIPSYDLFLIVLGPVVLGILWLLFQRTRWGVLVRAATQDRDMVAALGVNQKWLFTSVFAVGVFLAALGGALQIPRDAVHHAMDLRIIVEVFVVVVIGGLGSIVGAFVAAVLVSELNAFGILIFPKISIILVFLVMAVVLIVRPWGLFGKPEAAARKTPGLTVNPWRPLTSNERLAALAAVVFAAMLPLFAGNYLLTVGSEIAIFVIFAVSLHFLMSVGGLASFGHAAYFGLGAYGIAFLAKMAGLPMIVCLLLGPLLGCMGAAVFGFFAVQLSGVYFAMLTLAFAQIVWSIAFQWVSVTGGDNGILGVWPEKWAASPSHFYWLALGVAALVTIALRIMVFSPFGYALRATRDSLLRSEAVGINAKRIQWTAFVIAGTTAGIGGALFAYLKGSVFPDNLGISLSVDALVMVLLGGVETVSGAVIGAIVYKALNIWLVSQTDLSKLVLGGFIVLIVVVFPKGIVGMLEMLAQRRRKSSPPGSSLLAKPIESAE comes from the coding sequence ATGGCCTTTTACGTCGTACAGTTTCTGACAGGTCTTGCCAGCGCAGCGTCGCTGTTCCTGGTGGCCTCGGGCCTGTCGATCATCTTTGGCGTGACGCGGATCGTGAATTTCGCGCATGGCGCCTTCTACATGATCGGCGCCTATATCGCCTTCACGCTGACCGAGCGGCTGTCGGGCGCGTTCGGCTTCTGGGGCAGCATCGTGCTGGCGGCGCTGGCCGTTGCGCTAATCGGTGTGCTGGTCGAGATGGTCTTGCTCCGCCGCATCTATCATGCGCCCGAACTGTTCCAGCTGCTCGCGACCTTTGGCCTGACCCTGATGGTCGAGGATCTCGTCGTGCTGATCTGGGGCCCCGACGACCTCGTCGGCCGCCGCGCGCCGGGCTTCAAGGGTGCGATCGATTTCTTCGGCCAGAACATCCCGAGCTATGACCTGTTCCTGATCGTGCTCGGCCCGGTCGTGCTCGGCATTCTCTGGCTGTTGTTCCAGCGCACGCGCTGGGGTGTGCTGGTACGCGCCGCGACGCAGGACCGCGACATGGTGGCCGCGCTTGGCGTGAACCAAAAATGGCTGTTCACGTCGGTGTTCGCGGTCGGCGTCTTTCTCGCAGCCCTCGGCGGCGCGCTCCAGATCCCGCGCGATGCCGTGCATCACGCCATGGACCTGCGCATCATCGTCGAGGTCTTCGTGGTGGTCGTGATTGGCGGCCTCGGCAGCATCGTCGGTGCGTTCGTCGCCGCCGTGCTGGTGTCGGAGCTCAATGCCTTCGGCATCCTGATCTTTCCGAAAATCTCCATCATCCTTGTCTTCCTGGTGATGGCGGTGGTGCTGATCGTCCGGCCCTGGGGCCTGTTCGGCAAGCCGGAGGCGGCCGCGCGCAAGACGCCGGGCCTCACCGTCAATCCCTGGCGGCCGCTGACCTCGAACGAGCGGCTGGCCGCGCTGGCCGCGGTCGTGTTCGCGGCGATGCTGCCGCTGTTTGCCGGCAATTATCTCCTCACCGTCGGCTCGGAGATCGCGATCTTCGTGATCTTCGCCGTCTCCTTGCACTTCCTGATGTCGGTCGGCGGGCTCGCATCGTTCGGCCACGCCGCCTATTTTGGCCTCGGCGCCTACGGCATCGCCTTCCTCGCCAAGATGGCGGGGCTGCCGATGATCGTGTGCCTCTTGCTCGGGCCGCTGCTCGGCTGCATGGGTGCCGCCGTGTTCGGCTTCTTCGCCGTGCAGCTCTCCGGCGTCTATTTTGCCATGCTGACGCTCGCCTTCGCCCAGATCGTCTGGTCGATCGCGTTCCAATGGGTGAGCGTCACGGGCGGTGACAACGGCATTCTGGGCGTCTGGCCCGAGAAGTGGGCGGCGAGCCCGTCGCATTTCTACTGGCTGGCGCTCGGCGTCGCCGCGCTCGTCACCATCGCGCTGCGGATCATGGTGTTCTCGCCGTTCGGCTATGCGCTCCGTGCGACCCGCGACTCGCTGCTGCGCAGCGAAGCGGTCGGCATCAACGCCAAGCGCATCCAGTGGACCGCCTTCGTGATCGCGGGCACCACCGCCGGCATTGGCGGCGCGCTGTTCGCGTACCTGAAGGGCAGCGTCTTCCCTGACAATCTCGGCATCTCGCTGTCGGTCGATGCGCTGGTCATGGTGCTGCTCGGCGGCGTCGAGACCGTGTCGGGCGCGGTGATCGGCGCGATCGTCTACAAGGCATTGAACATCTGGCTGGTGAGCCAGACCGATCTTTCGAAGCTCGTGCTCGGCGGCTTCATCGTGCTGATCGTTGTCGTCTTCCCCAAGGGCATCGTCGGCATGCTGGAGATGCTGGCGCAGCGCCGCCGGAAGTCATCCCCGCCGGGATCCTCCTTGCTTGCCAAGCCGATCGAGTCCGCCGAATGA
- a CDS encoding ABC transporter substrate-binding protein — translation MRARNYFVGAAFALLAGGMAHSAMAQDIKIGEINSYSLLPAFTEPYRKGWQLAVEEINAAGGINGKKLVVISKDDGGKPADAQTAANELVSSEGVAMLTGTFLSNIGLAVSDFANQKKVFFLAAEPLTDAVTWAKGNKYTFRLRPSNYMQAAMLVEAAAKLPAKRWATIAPNYEYGQSAVSVFKKLMSEKRPDIQWVDEQWPPQGKIDAGPVVQAVAAANPEAILNVTFGADLVKLVREGNTRGLFKGREVVSFLTGEPEYLDPLKDETPEGWIVTGYPWYSIKTPEHDAFLKAYQAKYNDYPRLGSIVGYQTIKAAAAILAKAGSTDPEKLIAAAEGLSMPSPFGEITFRKIDHQSTLGAYVGKTALKDGKGVMVDSSYKKGSDYLPGDAEVEKLRPKD, via the coding sequence ATGCGAGCAAGAAATTACTTCGTCGGCGCGGCCTTCGCGCTTCTGGCCGGCGGCATGGCCCATTCGGCCATGGCGCAGGACATCAAGATCGGCGAGATCAACAGCTATTCGCTGCTGCCGGCGTTCACCGAGCCCTATCGCAAGGGCTGGCAGCTCGCGGTCGAGGAGATCAACGCGGCCGGCGGCATCAACGGCAAGAAGCTCGTCGTGATCTCCAAGGACGACGGCGGCAAGCCGGCCGATGCGCAGACTGCGGCCAATGAGCTCGTCTCCAGCGAAGGCGTGGCGATGCTGACGGGCACGTTCCTGTCCAACATCGGTCTGGCCGTCAGCGACTTCGCCAACCAGAAGAAGGTGTTCTTCCTCGCGGCCGAGCCGCTGACGGACGCCGTCACCTGGGCGAAGGGCAACAAGTACACGTTCCGCCTGCGCCCCTCGAACTACATGCAGGCCGCGATGCTGGTGGAAGCCGCCGCAAAACTGCCGGCCAAGCGCTGGGCGACGATCGCGCCGAACTACGAATACGGCCAGTCGGCGGTATCGGTGTTCAAGAAGCTGATGTCGGAGAAGCGCCCTGACATCCAGTGGGTCGACGAGCAGTGGCCGCCGCAGGGCAAGATCGACGCGGGCCCGGTGGTGCAGGCGGTTGCCGCCGCCAACCCCGAAGCCATCCTCAACGTCACCTTCGGCGCCGACCTCGTCAAGCTCGTGCGTGAAGGCAACACCCGCGGTCTGTTCAAGGGCCGCGAGGTCGTGTCGTTCCTGACCGGCGAGCCCGAATATCTCGACCCGCTCAAGGACGAGACGCCCGAGGGCTGGATCGTCACCGGCTATCCCTGGTACTCGATCAAGACGCCCGAGCACGACGCGTTCCTGAAGGCCTACCAGGCCAAGTACAACGACTATCCGCGCCTCGGCTCGATCGTCGGCTACCAGACCATCAAGGCGGCGGCGGCGATTTTGGCCAAGGCGGGCTCGACCGATCCGGAGAAGCTGATTGCCGCGGCGGAAGGGCTGTCGATGCCGTCGCCGTTCGGCGAGATCACGTTCCGCAAGATCGACCATCAGTCGACGCTCGGCGCCTATGTCGGCAAGACCGCGCTGAAGGACGGCAAGGGCGTGATGGTGGATTCGTCCTACAAGAAGGGCTCGGACTATCTGCCTGGTGATGCCGAAGTCGAGAAGCTGCGGCCGAAGGATTGA
- a CDS encoding amino acid synthesis family protein — MSAIIRKIVTVVEETQMEMGRQVSPPTRRAAAIAVIENPFAGKYVEDLSPLIAIGEELGELLSKRAVAALGIDGAKAQSYGKAAAVGENGELEHAAAILHPKMGAPVRKVLSKGAALIPSSKKRSGPGTTLDIPLGHKDAAFVRSHFDGMEVQINDAPRANEIMVAVAVTDSGRPLPRVGGLTVAEVKGEDGLR; from the coding sequence ATGAGCGCGATCATCCGCAAGATCGTCACCGTCGTCGAAGAGACGCAGATGGAGATGGGCCGCCAGGTCTCGCCGCCGACGCGGCGCGCCGCCGCGATCGCCGTGATCGAAAATCCCTTTGCCGGAAAATATGTCGAGGATCTCTCGCCCTTGATCGCGATCGGCGAGGAGCTCGGTGAGCTCTTGTCGAAGCGCGCGGTGGCCGCGCTGGGTATCGATGGCGCGAAGGCGCAGAGCTACGGCAAGGCCGCGGCCGTCGGCGAGAATGGTGAGCTGGAGCACGCCGCCGCGATCCTTCATCCGAAGATGGGCGCGCCGGTGCGGAAAGTTTTGAGCAAGGGCGCGGCGCTGATCCCGTCGTCGAAAAAGCGCAGCGGTCCCGGCACGACGCTGGACATCCCGCTCGGGCACAAGGACGCGGCCTTCGTCCGCAGTCATTTCGATGGCATGGAAGTGCAGATCAACGACGCCCCGCGCGCCAACGAGATCATGGTCGCGGTCGCCGTCACAGACAGCGGCCGTCCGCTGCCGCGCGTCGGCGGGCTGACGGTTGCGGAAGTGAAGGGCGAAGACGGTTTGAGATGA
- a CDS encoding UPF0280 family protein, whose amino-acid sequence MTRLPQIALLSDGRRLHLQDGPIDLIVEARGHADEVRAAYEAAARRFTGLLDELCAELPELRRAALPAACSLEGTVARRMFAAVTPYAWDRFITPMAAVAGSVAEEILGAMLHVATLDQAYVNNGGDIALHLGAGEHFSVGLMDRPDRNGVMRAMRIDSDDPVRGIATSGRHGRSFSLGIADAVTVLAATASQADAAATIIANAVDLPGHPAITRTPANELQPDSDLGPRLVTRDVGELSQDEITAALESGAECARQLFDRGLIEGAMLRLCGDMLVIGTKDIEEQRPRPLVLENAVSA is encoded by the coding sequence ATGACACGGCTCCCGCAAATCGCATTGCTGTCTGATGGCCGGCGGCTGCATTTGCAGGATGGACCGATTGATCTGATCGTTGAGGCGAGGGGGCACGCGGACGAGGTGCGCGCAGCTTATGAAGCTGCGGCGCGAAGGTTCACGGGCCTTCTCGACGAACTCTGCGCGGAGCTGCCGGAATTACGGCGGGCGGCGCTGCCGGCGGCGTGTTCGCTGGAAGGCACGGTGGCTCGGCGCATGTTTGCTGCCGTCACTCCCTACGCCTGGGATCGCTTCATCACGCCGATGGCCGCGGTGGCGGGCAGCGTGGCCGAGGAAATTCTGGGCGCGATGCTTCACGTCGCGACGCTCGACCAGGCCTATGTCAACAATGGTGGCGACATCGCGCTGCACCTCGGCGCGGGCGAACATTTCTCGGTCGGCCTGATGGACCGGCCTGACCGGAACGGCGTGATGCGGGCCATGCGGATCGATTCGGATGATCCCGTGCGGGGCATTGCGACCAGCGGACGCCACGGCCGCAGCTTCTCGCTCGGCATTGCCGATGCGGTGACGGTGCTGGCGGCGACGGCGTCGCAGGCCGATGCGGCGGCGACGATCATCGCCAATGCTGTCGATCTGCCCGGGCATCCCGCCATCACGCGCACGCCTGCGAACGAGCTTCAGCCCGACAGCGATCTCGGCCCACGTCTCGTCACCCGCGACGTCGGTGAATTGTCGCAAGACGAGATCACGGCTGCGCTGGAATCTGGCGCGGAATGTGCACGGCAATTATTCGATCGTGGACTGATCGAGGGTGCCATGCTCAGGCTTTGTGGTGATATGCTTGTCATCGGAACCAAGGATATAGAAGAGCAACGGCCGCGCCCGCTCGTGCTGGAGAATGCGGTCAGTGCCTGA
- a CDS encoding 6-hydroxynicotinate reductase: MVMETTSAATDKIRCDACPVMCYIKPGAAGACDRYANHDGKLVRVDPHVILERTVEHGGKLVPFSRTEDWDGKIVHEPSTFVTAIGAGTTYPDYKPAPFIVSAEVDGVDMVTVVTEGIFSYCGIKVKIDTDRYLGPETATVRAQGEAVGHVTTSEYGSQMLSLGGVHHLTGGSKKEGRVTCDTLMDLANCKAVELTIDGGATVVVQAGQPPIVNGVREERMRVGCGSATIGMFAKQWHGKVDEVVVVDDHITGVLSEHQAGKLLDIADTGIKMKGRRSTPGRYFQVADPGTGWGGTNISDPLAILGPFDKKEAKAGLTMLMVSTTGEHSSYYVLDETLNPVETEMPADLKFSVERIQENCEPALCTVLFMAGAGGSLRAGVTDNPVRLTRSVKDALTRVTSGGAPVYVWPGGGITYMVDVTQMPAGAFGYVPTPALVAPIEFTMKLTDYAALGGHMDYVKPLAEVQNGDDVRQLPWQNPIPGPRA; the protein is encoded by the coding sequence ATGGTGATGGAAACAACGAGCGCTGCCACCGACAAGATCCGCTGCGATGCCTGTCCGGTGATGTGCTATATCAAGCCGGGCGCGGCGGGCGCTTGCGACCGCTATGCCAACCATGACGGCAAGCTCGTCCGCGTCGATCCGCACGTGATCCTGGAGCGCACCGTCGAGCACGGCGGGAAGCTGGTGCCGTTTAGCCGCACCGAAGACTGGGACGGCAAGATCGTCCACGAGCCCTCCACTTTCGTCACCGCGATCGGCGCGGGCACGACCTATCCCGATTACAAGCCGGCGCCGTTCATCGTTTCCGCGGAGGTCGATGGCGTCGACATGGTGACCGTGGTCACCGAGGGCATCTTCTCCTATTGCGGCATCAAGGTGAAGATCGACACCGACCGCTATCTCGGCCCTGAAACCGCGACCGTGCGCGCACAGGGCGAGGCGGTCGGCCATGTCACCACCAGTGAATACGGCTCGCAGATGCTGTCGCTCGGCGGCGTGCATCATCTCACCGGCGGCTCCAAGAAGGAGGGCCGCGTCACCTGCGACACGTTGATGGACCTCGCCAATTGCAAGGCGGTCGAGCTCACCATCGACGGCGGCGCCACGGTCGTGGTGCAGGCCGGCCAGCCGCCGATCGTCAATGGCGTCAGGGAAGAGCGCATGCGCGTCGGCTGCGGTTCGGCGACGATCGGCATGTTCGCCAAGCAGTGGCATGGCAAAGTTGACGAGGTCGTCGTGGTCGATGACCACATCACCGGCGTGCTCTCGGAGCACCAGGCCGGCAAGCTGCTCGACATCGCCGACACCGGCATCAAGATGAAGGGCCGGCGCTCGACACCCGGCCGCTATTTCCAGGTCGCCGATCCCGGCACGGGCTGGGGCGGTACCAACATCTCCGATCCCCTGGCGATTCTCGGGCCCTTCGACAAGAAGGAGGCGAAGGCCGGGTTGACCATGCTGATGGTCTCCACGACCGGCGAGCATTCGTCCTATTACGTGCTCGACGAGACCTTGAACCCGGTCGAGACCGAGATGCCGGCCGACCTGAAATTCTCGGTCGAGCGGATCCAGGAGAATTGCGAGCCGGCGCTGTGCACGGTGCTGTTCATGGCGGGGGCCGGCGGCTCGTTGCGCGCCGGTGTCACCGACAATCCGGTGCGGCTGACGCGCTCGGTGAAGGATGCACTCACGCGCGTCACCAGCGGCGGTGCACCGGTTTATGTCTGGCCCGGCGGCGGTATCACCTACATGGTCGACGTCACGCAGATGCCGGCGGGGGCGTTCGGCTATGTGCCGACGCCGGCGCTGGTCGCGCCGATCGAGTTCACGATGAAGCTGACCGACTATGCCGCGCTCGGCGGGCACATGGATTACGTCAAGCCGCTCGCCGAGGTGCAGAACGGTGACGACGTCCGCCAGTTGCCCTGGCAGAACCCGATTCCGGGACCGCGGGCATGA
- a CDS encoding (2Fe-2S)-binding protein, with translation MTQTPIRLTVNGGIHEVTAARDTPLLYVLRNDLALNGPKYGCGLGECGTCTVLIDGAAARSCVIPVGGCTGRDIVTLEGLGTRDKPDVVQQAFIDEQAAQCGYCLNGMIMTTKALLAINPRPTEQEALAALRYNLCRCGTHVEILHAVMRASGQLTEAED, from the coding sequence ATGACGCAGACACCGATCCGCCTCACCGTGAACGGAGGGATCCACGAGGTCACTGCGGCGCGGGACACGCCGTTGCTCTACGTGCTGCGCAACGATCTCGCGCTCAACGGTCCGAAGTACGGTTGCGGTCTCGGTGAATGCGGCACCTGTACTGTCCTGATCGACGGCGCCGCCGCGCGCTCGTGCGTGATTCCGGTCGGCGGCTGCACCGGGCGCGACATCGTGACGCTCGAAGGGCTCGGCACCCGCGACAAGCCTGACGTGGTGCAGCAGGCCTTCATCGACGAGCAGGCCGCGCAATGCGGTTACTGCCTCAACGGCATGATCATGACCACCAAGGCGCTGCTTGCGATCAATCCGCGGCCGACCGAGCAGGAGGCGCTGGCGGCGCTGCGCTACAATCTCTGCCGTTGCGGCACCCATGTCGAAATTCTGCACGCCGTGATGCGCGCCTCCGGCCAGCTCACCGAGGCCGAAGATTGA